A section of the Microbulbifer pacificus genome encodes:
- a CDS encoding cation diffusion facilitator family transporter, translating to MAQGSKKAVVYAICVNAIITVLKGIAALVTHSAAMMNEAVHSLMDTLNQVFLLIGLKRGGLPADREYAFGHGQKKYLWNLWSAIGLFSIGCGLGLAHAWHAWHNLSHTLPPESVSFLGLEIAPVWISAVVLLIAFVLEGYVLLVAGKEFLTRMRAAGRRNPFAYLMKADDPTLLAVLLEDSIAVTGVILAATGIGMTYSTGNPQWDIGFSVLIALMLGLTAIFLGKINMRYLTSVRDQSAERAFHDIIKNHREIERYHDLRSVIVDDTHTVVVAEIELREEVLMRNLQQRIAKHERELLERVPEQRRTESVLEYAETRATVQATLEATEELIDELEAELKQRCPQVFHLTIEIDGLTPSSKLDDPGQFETGL from the coding sequence ATGGCCCAAGGCTCAAAGAAAGCCGTTGTTTATGCAATCTGTGTCAATGCCATCATTACGGTGTTAAAAGGTATCGCGGCACTGGTGACCCACTCCGCCGCGATGATGAACGAAGCAGTACACAGCTTAATGGATACCCTCAATCAGGTATTCCTGCTCATCGGCCTCAAACGCGGCGGGCTCCCGGCAGACCGGGAGTACGCCTTCGGCCATGGCCAGAAGAAATACCTGTGGAACCTGTGGAGCGCCATTGGCCTGTTCTCCATCGGTTGTGGCCTCGGCCTCGCCCACGCCTGGCACGCATGGCATAACCTGTCACATACCCTCCCCCCCGAATCTGTATCCTTCCTGGGGCTGGAAATAGCGCCGGTTTGGATATCCGCGGTGGTGTTGCTGATCGCCTTTGTGCTGGAAGGCTACGTATTACTGGTGGCGGGCAAGGAGTTCCTGACACGCATGCGCGCAGCGGGCCGGCGCAACCCCTTTGCGTATCTGATGAAGGCGGACGATCCGACGCTGCTTGCGGTGCTACTGGAGGACTCCATCGCTGTCACCGGCGTGATTCTGGCGGCTACCGGTATCGGCATGACCTATTCCACCGGCAATCCCCAGTGGGATATCGGCTTCTCGGTGTTGATTGCGCTGATGCTGGGGCTCACCGCCATCTTCCTCGGCAAGATCAATATGCGCTATCTCACCAGTGTGCGCGACCAGAGCGCTGAGCGCGCATTTCACGACATCATCAAGAATCACCGGGAAATCGAGCGCTATCATGACCTGCGTTCGGTCATCGTGGACGACACCCACACCGTGGTGGTGGCGGAAATCGAATTGCGTGAAGAGGTATTAATGCGCAACTTGCAGCAACGTATTGCCAAGCACGAGCGCGAACTGCTGGAGCGAGTTCCGGAGCAACGCCGCACAGAATCGGTACTGGAGTATGCGGAAACCAGGGCCACCGTTCAGGCCACACTGGAAGCGACGGAAGAGTTGATTGATGAACTGGAAGCAGAGTTAAAGCAACGATGCCCGCAGGTATTCCACCTCACCATTGAAATTGACGGCCTCACCCCATCCTCAAAACTGGATGATCCGGGCCAATTCGAAACTGGCCTTTAA
- a CDS encoding RNA polymerase sigma factor, with protein sequence MPEHKEDLALVTSLLSGSEPAFTRFYDTYFPRIFRFCRLRIGDEETCKDIVQQVLVNAMHGLSRYRGEASLFTWLCQIARNEISHWYKKLGHKQELTSSIDENTNLRTAIESMPAGIGGEFQSLHDDDLRTLVQTSLDLLPNSYGAALELKYIEGLSVSEIAHRLDIGEIAVQSLLARARKAFKTAFSDLEREFRTV encoded by the coding sequence GTGCCAGAACATAAAGAAGACCTCGCCCTGGTCACCAGCTTACTTAGCGGTAGTGAACCAGCATTCACACGCTTTTATGACACCTATTTCCCCAGGATATTTCGTTTCTGCCGGCTCCGGATCGGCGATGAAGAAACGTGCAAAGACATCGTCCAGCAAGTGTTGGTGAACGCCATGCATGGACTGTCACGATATCGCGGCGAAGCGTCATTGTTCACATGGCTGTGCCAGATTGCGCGCAATGAAATATCACACTGGTATAAGAAACTTGGACACAAGCAAGAATTGACCAGCAGCATCGATGAAAATACCAATCTGCGTACCGCCATCGAGAGTATGCCGGCTGGCATCGGTGGTGAATTTCAGTCCCTGCATGACGACGATCTCAGGACTCTGGTCCAGACCTCTCTGGATTTATTGCCAAACAGTTACGGTGCCGCACTTGAACTGAAATATATCGAGGGCTTAAGCGTATCTGAAATTGCTCACCGACTTGATATTGGTGAAATTGCCGTGCAGTCATTACTCGCCAGGGCAAGAAAGGCATTCAAAACCGCGTTCTCAGATCTTGAACGAGAATTCAGGACCGTTTGA
- a CDS encoding TonB-dependent receptor plug domain-containing protein, with the protein MANPQDLENDKLSDKTLVRLLHRFQESGYKIIFSDNLVPDSLLVLSNPEPGEPIARLRKALLPHNLTLKHQDNIDTWYVVAGKTNFRSIKVITRDIETNAPIKGVEVNATYLKESVQSDLYFSGNSGSKSDKDGAIQVTLNIEDILCLQFHHQDYRDRCLPAAEPSGEVYVNLKKRNASIEEVVVTSNFHFENSTRSNSPQTFESPELHAAPTLGGDSLQVIHSVPGVASQGFSAKPNIRGGADDEMLVLFDDIELIDPFHLKDYQSLLSGISPEIVDSLSIYTGGYPARFGGKMSGVMDIRSPEEIDEFRHSVSVNPFSTTVQWQGNVPQNETHWNIVARQGILDESLEQVNEEIGTPQFSDIYASARWKISPEIDAEAAYLSMRDDIELLGLHGDEGESMHSIYDSKYGWIKTSIQHTPNFSSKHILTIGDIYNRRNGYINEPDVFSKSIGSLSDRRRFKIARFENHVNYEISEEQVLNGGLRLEHLKGYYDYGLSVERGLLSALLGSAQKIDSHVEASPEGTAGSAYFTYRYLPSESWSFEGGLRFDAQNYYSDYQKQVSPRTAVKVRLTDSIQAKMNIGRFYQAPGITDLDVESGEPTFFEPQRSDHFILGAAFEGPKDLTITIEAYRKDVNSPRPRYENAFQPYGYLPELAADRILIKPARSEILGHETLIEYTPSNNFRAWLSYSRSHARDLLESNNTIPRRWNQNNAFQGGLTWINDNWTFSGRGHWHSGWKTTAVPDQITTLEESEPFQIYNTNLPAYFSFDMKISYLWEKPIGELEAYLEVTNLTNRANIGAYELRSTPSSDNNSFEISALEKPLLPIIPSLGFTLRF; encoded by the coding sequence ATGGCAAATCCCCAGGATTTGGAGAACGATAAATTATCAGATAAAACGCTGGTGCGACTTCTACACAGGTTTCAGGAATCCGGTTATAAAATAATTTTTAGCGATAATCTCGTTCCAGATTCATTGTTGGTGCTCTCCAACCCCGAGCCGGGTGAACCCATTGCCAGGCTCAGAAAAGCACTGCTACCTCACAACCTGACGCTCAAACACCAGGACAATATTGACACCTGGTACGTAGTCGCAGGAAAGACAAACTTCAGAAGTATCAAGGTTATTACCCGAGATATTGAGACCAATGCTCCGATTAAAGGCGTCGAAGTTAACGCTACCTATCTAAAAGAATCAGTACAAAGCGACCTTTACTTCAGCGGCAACAGTGGCAGCAAGTCAGATAAAGATGGCGCAATACAAGTAACACTGAATATAGAAGATATATTGTGCTTGCAGTTTCATCATCAGGATTATAGAGACCGCTGCTTACCCGCCGCCGAACCTTCCGGCGAGGTTTATGTAAACCTGAAAAAACGTAATGCCAGTATTGAAGAAGTCGTGGTGACGAGTAATTTTCATTTTGAAAACTCAACACGATCGAATTCGCCCCAGACATTTGAGTCGCCAGAGCTACACGCAGCGCCAACTTTAGGTGGGGACTCCCTGCAAGTGATACATTCCGTACCGGGCGTGGCCAGCCAGGGATTCTCTGCGAAGCCTAATATTCGTGGCGGCGCTGATGATGAAATGCTCGTCCTGTTTGACGACATTGAACTGATCGATCCTTTTCATCTGAAAGATTATCAAAGTCTGTTATCGGGAATCAGCCCGGAAATTGTCGATAGCTTGTCAATCTACACGGGAGGCTATCCGGCCAGGTTCGGGGGGAAAATGAGCGGCGTAATGGACATTCGCTCACCTGAAGAAATCGACGAATTTCGCCATAGTGTCAGCGTCAACCCGTTTTCCACCACCGTGCAGTGGCAAGGAAATGTACCCCAAAATGAAACTCACTGGAATATCGTTGCACGGCAGGGAATATTGGATGAGTCCCTAGAGCAGGTAAATGAAGAAATCGGGACGCCACAATTTTCGGATATTTATGCAAGTGCCCGCTGGAAAATTTCGCCAGAAATTGATGCAGAAGCGGCCTATCTATCTATGCGGGATGACATCGAACTTCTGGGTTTGCATGGGGATGAAGGCGAATCCATGCACTCCATATACGACAGTAAATACGGATGGATAAAAACGTCTATCCAACACACACCGAACTTTTCAAGTAAACACATTTTAACCATTGGCGACATTTACAACAGGCGAAATGGATACATCAATGAGCCCGATGTGTTCAGCAAAAGTATTGGCAGCCTGTCCGACCGTAGAAGATTCAAAATCGCTCGCTTCGAAAACCATGTAAATTACGAAATTTCCGAAGAGCAGGTATTAAACGGTGGCCTTCGCCTGGAGCATCTCAAAGGATATTATGATTACGGATTATCGGTTGAACGGGGCCTGCTGTCCGCCCTCTTGGGGTCAGCGCAAAAAATCGATAGCCATGTTGAAGCAAGCCCGGAAGGTACTGCCGGATCCGCATACTTTACCTATCGGTATCTGCCATCTGAAAGCTGGAGTTTCGAGGGTGGACTTCGCTTCGACGCGCAGAACTACTATTCAGACTATCAAAAACAAGTGAGCCCAAGAACGGCTGTCAAAGTACGCCTTACCGATTCAATTCAAGCAAAAATGAATATCGGTCGCTTCTACCAGGCACCAGGTATCACTGATCTTGATGTTGAAAGTGGCGAGCCAACTTTTTTTGAACCGCAAAGATCCGACCATTTCATCTTAGGTGCCGCGTTTGAAGGTCCAAAAGACTTGACGATCACGATCGAAGCCTACCGAAAGGATGTAAATTCTCCAAGACCGAGATATGAGAACGCGTTCCAGCCATATGGATACCTTCCAGAATTGGCAGCAGATCGGATATTGATCAAACCCGCTAGATCCGAAATCCTGGGGCATGAGACACTGATCGAATATACGCCTTCGAACAACTTTCGAGCTTGGTTAAGTTACTCGAGAAGCCATGCAAGAGACTTACTTGAAAGCAATAACACCATACCCCGACGCTGGAACCAAAATAACGCCTTCCAAGGTGGGTTAACATGGATCAACGACAATTGGACATTTAGTGGCAGAGGTCACTGGCACAGTGGCTGGAAAACAACAGCAGTGCCTGATCAGATCACTACCCTCGAAGAATCGGAACCTTTTCAAATCTATAACACCAATCTGCCAGCTTATTTTTCATTTGACATGAAAATTTCCTATCTTTGGGAGAAGCCGATAGGTGAGCTGGAAGCCTACCTGGAAGTCACCAACTTGACCAACCGGGCCAATATCGGAGCATACGAGCTGCGCTCAACGCCAAGTTCCGACAACAATAGTTTTGAAATTTCCGCTTTGGAAAAGCCACTTTTACCCATAATCCCATCTCTTGGATTTACACTTCGATTCTAA
- a CDS encoding FecR family protein, with the protein MKMMHSEDSLESLLRKAGKRPSPESDVSNDIMAATKQAWYDAVANHRRARIRRFVTTSAIAASLLVAIVIAFLPTMEGSDIQPMGHIASISGSMHINGKHSGQKVLSVGDYLATDGASRMSLVLNNGVSLIIDEFTELEFTSERVISLNSGRLYFDSGNSNSNMIIKTAIGNIEDIGTQYEVHVRNESLKVAMREGETLVSLADGVKHTTIAGDGSGDVIVIDRDGSVERTTISSSDPYWGWVLDASEDIALEGKNLSEILLLAGRLTGRKVIFNTPEVQRIAETTRLSGGTLDPELIETTLPLIMETTTLSITLKQDRIEIESNNNSNL; encoded by the coding sequence ATGAAAATGATGCACAGCGAAGATTCCCTGGAAAGTCTTTTGAGAAAGGCGGGAAAACGCCCCTCACCAGAATCGGATGTATCAAACGACATAATGGCGGCCACAAAACAGGCATGGTACGACGCAGTCGCCAACCACAGGCGTGCTCGCATTCGGCGTTTTGTCACAACATCAGCAATCGCAGCATCTTTGTTGGTTGCGATCGTAATTGCTTTCCTGCCCACAATGGAAGGAAGTGATATTCAGCCCATGGGCCATATCGCCAGCATTTCAGGTTCAATGCACATAAACGGAAAACATTCCGGACAAAAAGTACTTTCCGTGGGCGACTATTTGGCCACGGACGGTGCGAGCCGCATGTCATTGGTTTTGAATAATGGCGTTTCCCTTATCATTGATGAATTCACCGAATTGGAATTCACTTCAGAACGCGTTATCTCGCTAAATAGCGGACGCCTATACTTCGATTCCGGAAATAGCAACTCCAACATGATTATAAAGACCGCAATAGGAAATATTGAAGATATAGGAACACAGTACGAAGTCCATGTGAGAAATGAATCTTTAAAAGTAGCGATGCGCGAAGGAGAGACATTGGTATCGCTAGCTGATGGCGTAAAGCACACAACTATTGCGGGAGACGGCTCCGGTGATGTAATCGTGATTGATCGCGATGGATCTGTAGAACGTACAACGATTTCTTCAAGTGATCCATATTGGGGTTGGGTACTGGACGCTTCGGAAGATATCGCACTTGAAGGAAAAAATTTGAGCGAAATACTGCTCTTGGCCGGCAGGCTAACCGGACGAAAGGTTATTTTTAACACACCTGAAGTCCAACGGATAGCGGAAACCACCCGTTTGTCCGGCGGAACACTTGACCCTGAACTCATTGAAACAACACTGCCATTGATAATGGAAACCACTACACTTTCTATCACCTTGAAACAAGACCGCATTGAGATAGAATCAAATAACAATTCGAACCTATAG
- a CDS encoding arylsulfatase yields MYLMSQICRVFLWIALLFSASFANAADKPNILIIWGDDIGMWNVSAYHRGMMGGSTPNIDRIAKDGMIFMDHYAQASCTAGRAAFITGQYPMRTGLSTVGLPGAEQGIKEVTPTLAEMLKAQGYVTGQFGKNHLGDRDEHLPTNHGFDEFFGILYHLNAGEYPEQYDYPQDPAIQKKFGLKMRGVIHSKALADGKQQIEDMGAWGKERQRNLDWEVLEQSKRFITESVKSGKPFFVWHNTTRMHYRTNLNKKYAGKTGYGIYADGMAELDDIVGELLNLLDQLGVADNTLVMFSTDNGAASNSWPDGGNQPFHGEKGVGGWEGGFRVPMMVKWKGHIPAGSSTGEFMTMEDWIPTIMSLVGVTDIKENLLAGTKIGSRNFKVHLDGYDQSDLVLNQGKTKRKEFYYFTETTFHGMRYGDWKFLFIDQEEWFRAAQIPLTTPYIINLKLDPFERFIDARGYDEWAENRSWTLGPAAGQIQQFIQTFKEFPPVQKSMSVQVDEVSKLINSLAAQ; encoded by the coding sequence ATGTATCTGATGTCCCAAATATGTCGCGTTTTTTTATGGATAGCACTGCTGTTTTCCGCGTCATTCGCCAATGCGGCGGACAAGCCAAACATCCTCATCATATGGGGGGATGACATTGGCATGTGGAACGTCAGTGCCTATCACCGCGGCATGATGGGTGGATCGACGCCCAACATTGACCGTATTGCCAAAGACGGCATGATTTTCATGGACCACTATGCCCAGGCGTCCTGTACCGCCGGTAGGGCGGCCTTTATTACCGGGCAATATCCGATGCGTACCGGGTTAAGCACCGTGGGATTACCTGGTGCGGAACAAGGAATCAAGGAAGTAACGCCGACCTTGGCGGAAATGCTTAAAGCCCAAGGCTATGTTACCGGCCAGTTCGGCAAGAATCACTTGGGTGACCGCGATGAACACCTACCTACCAATCACGGCTTTGACGAGTTCTTCGGCATTCTCTACCACCTGAATGCCGGGGAATATCCGGAACAGTACGACTACCCCCAGGATCCGGCCATTCAGAAAAAATTCGGCCTGAAAATGCGCGGGGTGATTCACTCCAAAGCACTCGCCGATGGCAAGCAACAAATCGAAGATATGGGTGCCTGGGGTAAGGAACGTCAGCGAAACCTCGACTGGGAAGTGCTGGAGCAATCCAAGCGCTTTATTACCGAGTCGGTCAAGTCGGGAAAGCCGTTTTTCGTTTGGCATAACACCACGCGGATGCACTACCGCACCAATTTAAATAAAAAATATGCGGGAAAAACCGGCTATGGCATCTATGCCGACGGTATGGCGGAACTGGATGATATCGTCGGTGAGTTACTGAATCTGCTGGATCAGCTCGGCGTCGCGGACAATACGCTGGTTATGTTCTCCACCGATAACGGTGCAGCATCCAATTCCTGGCCGGATGGCGGCAACCAGCCGTTCCATGGGGAGAAGGGCGTTGGCGGCTGGGAAGGCGGGTTCCGTGTACCCATGATGGTCAAATGGAAAGGCCATATCCCGGCAGGCTCTTCCACCGGGGAGTTTATGACGATGGAGGACTGGATCCCCACCATCATGTCTCTGGTCGGGGTAACAGACATTAAAGAGAATCTGCTCGCGGGTACCAAGATTGGTAGCAGGAATTTCAAGGTACACCTGGATGGCTATGACCAGAGTGATCTGGTTCTGAATCAGGGCAAGACAAAACGCAAAGAGTTCTACTACTTCACCGAGACTACCTTCCATGGTATGCGTTATGGCGACTGGAAATTTCTGTTTATCGATCAGGAAGAGTGGTTCCGTGCCGCCCAGATTCCACTGACGACCCCCTATATCATTAATCTGAAGCTGGATCCGTTTGAGCGCTTTATTGATGCACGCGGATACGATGAATGGGCGGAAAACCGCAGTTGGACTCTCGGGCCGGCAGCGGGGCAGATTCAGCAATTCATCCAAACCTTTAAGGAGTTTCCACCGGTTCAAAAGAGTATGTCCGTGCAGGTGGACGAAGTGAGCAAATTGATCAATTCACTCGCCGCGCAGTAG
- a CDS encoding TfoX/Sxy family protein, which translates to MSYSEDLVERVRDLLHENEGLTEKQMFGGLAFMLNGNMACGVVGQELMVRVGPENYDEALSERYTRPMDYTGRPLKGMVYVEEDAIAADLDGWVNRGVEFAGNLPPK; encoded by the coding sequence ATGAGTTACAGCGAAGATCTCGTTGAAAGAGTTCGCGATCTGCTGCACGAAAATGAGGGGCTCACCGAAAAGCAGATGTTTGGTGGTCTCGCATTTATGCTCAATGGCAACATGGCCTGTGGTGTGGTGGGCCAGGAACTGATGGTGAGAGTGGGGCCGGAAAACTATGACGAGGCGCTCAGTGAGCGTTATACCCGCCCGATGGATTACACCGGCCGGCCACTTAAAGGTATGGTGTATGTAGAAGAGGATGCCATTGCGGCCGACCTTGATGGCTGGGTAAACCGAGGTGTCGAATTTGCGGGCAATTTGCCACCCAAATGA
- a CDS encoding DUF3604 domain-containing protein, with product MNRQGFAFSVLAAVIALSACDGEKESKVAAEVEIEQEVTRAEGKPQVEQGDKPVAESTAQNEQIIGEEFGADTALVTPPAHPARAYFGDTHVHTGWSADAGMDGAILTPEDAYRFALGEEVKSNTGLKAKLSRPYDWFMITDHSDGMGVINEIIAANPEMMADETLKRWHDALTSGDEKAASAAKSELIVMQSQGKLPKIVMDPKWMKSAWEKTVDAADKFYKPGDFSTFIAYEWTVNADGGDNLHRNVIFRDDGSKIRSLLPLTTFQTQDPEKLWAWMKAYEDKTGGRVLAIPHNGNMSNGRMFEEKRFDGSPMTKEWAEMRARYEPLYELTQIKGQSESHPSLSPEDEFADWDLWDRGNLILKPKPPGSFPYEYWRPALKAGMRLEDQLGVNPFQYGANAGTDTHTGLSTADDDNFFGKFKTLEPSNKTRWDYPLLTGPTDAYVGWEQAASGITGVWATENTREAIWDAMMRKETFATTGPRMTVRFFGSFDFEKADAEGDLAAAGYAKGVPMGGKLKGKTGGKHIKFLVAAMKDPEGANLDRVQIIKGWVDGNGDTHEKVYNVKWSGNRKMDGQGHIPHVGNTVNLKNATYSEDIGDAQLYGYFEDKEFNPAHKAVYYVRVLQIPTPRWTLYDKVRNKIDMDKKVPMVQQERAFSSPIWYTP from the coding sequence ATGAATAGGCAAGGGTTCGCTTTTTCGGTTCTCGCAGCGGTAATTGCGCTGTCGGCCTGCGATGGAGAAAAGGAAAGCAAAGTCGCGGCGGAAGTCGAGATAGAGCAGGAGGTCACCAGGGCCGAAGGCAAGCCCCAGGTAGAGCAGGGGGATAAGCCCGTTGCGGAAAGCACCGCGCAGAATGAGCAAATCATCGGCGAGGAGTTTGGCGCCGATACCGCCCTCGTTACCCCTCCCGCCCATCCCGCCCGAGCCTATTTCGGCGATACCCATGTGCACACCGGCTGGTCCGCGGATGCGGGCATGGACGGGGCTATCCTCACACCGGAGGATGCCTACCGCTTTGCACTGGGTGAAGAGGTGAAATCCAACACCGGGCTCAAGGCCAAGCTCAGCCGGCCTTACGACTGGTTCATGATCACTGACCACTCCGACGGTATGGGCGTAATCAATGAGATTATCGCCGCCAATCCGGAGATGATGGCAGACGAGACGCTCAAACGCTGGCACGACGCGCTGACGTCGGGAGACGAGAAGGCTGCCTCTGCCGCCAAAAGCGAACTGATCGTCATGCAGTCCCAGGGCAAACTGCCCAAGATCGTAATGGATCCCAAGTGGATGAAATCCGCGTGGGAAAAAACCGTGGATGCGGCGGACAAGTTCTACAAGCCTGGTGATTTCTCCACCTTCATCGCCTACGAATGGACGGTGAACGCCGACGGCGGCGACAACCTGCACCGCAATGTCATCTTCCGTGACGATGGCAGTAAGATCCGCAGCCTGTTGCCCCTCACCACCTTCCAGACTCAGGACCCGGAAAAGCTCTGGGCCTGGATGAAGGCGTACGAGGACAAGACCGGTGGCCGGGTACTGGCGATTCCGCACAACGGCAATATGTCCAACGGGCGCATGTTCGAGGAGAAGCGTTTCGACGGTTCACCGATGACCAAGGAGTGGGCCGAAATGCGTGCCCGTTACGAGCCCCTGTACGAACTCACCCAGATCAAGGGGCAGAGCGAGTCCCACCCGAGCCTGTCACCGGAAGACGAATTCGCAGATTGGGATCTGTGGGACCGGGGTAACCTGATCTTGAAGCCGAAACCGCCGGGCTCCTTCCCCTACGAGTACTGGCGCCCGGCACTGAAGGCGGGGATGCGCCTCGAAGACCAGCTGGGCGTCAACCCATTCCAGTACGGTGCCAATGCCGGTACCGATACGCATACCGGACTGTCCACCGCGGACGACGACAATTTCTTCGGAAAATTCAAAACCCTTGAACCCAGCAACAAGACCCGTTGGGACTATCCACTGCTCACCGGTCCTACCGACGCTTATGTGGGGTGGGAGCAGGCGGCCTCCGGTATCACCGGGGTGTGGGCCACAGAAAATACCCGCGAAGCCATCTGGGACGCGATGATGCGCAAGGAAACCTTTGCCACCACCGGCCCGCGCATGACGGTGCGTTTCTTTGGCAGCTTTGATTTTGAGAAGGCCGATGCAGAAGGGGACCTGGCTGCGGCGGGATACGCAAAAGGCGTCCCCATGGGCGGCAAACTTAAAGGGAAAACAGGCGGCAAGCACATCAAGTTTCTGGTTGCCGCGATGAAAGACCCGGAAGGGGCCAACCTGGATCGGGTGCAGATCATCAAGGGCTGGGTGGATGGCAATGGTGATACCCACGAAAAGGTATACAACGTCAAATGGTCCGGCAACCGCAAGATGGATGGGCAGGGGCATATCCCGCATGTGGGCAACACCGTGAATCTCAAAAATGCCACCTACAGCGAAGACATTGGCGATGCGCAGCTGTATGGCTATTTCGAAGACAAGGAATTCAACCCGGCGCACAAGGCGGTGTACTACGTACGCGTGCTGCAAATTCCGACGCCGCGCTGGACGCTTTACGACAAGGTGAGAAACAAGATCGATATGGACAAGAAAGTGCCGATGGTTCAGCAGGAGCGCGCTTTCTCCAGTCCCATCTGGTACACCCCGTGA